DNA sequence from the Oncorhynchus masou masou isolate Uvic2021 unplaced genomic scaffold, UVic_Omas_1.1 unplaced_scaffold_2181, whole genome shotgun sequence genome:
cagtcgtgggtgaaaagagaatacaggaggggactaagtactaaggcccctgtgttgaggatcagcatggcagatgtgttgttccctaccctcaccacctgggggcggccagtcaggaagtccaggaaccagttgcagagggaggtgtttagtcccagggtccttagcttagtgaggagctttgtgggcactatggtgttgaacgctgagctgtagtaaatgaacagcattctcacatacgtgttccttttgtccaggtgggaaaaggcagtgtggagtgcgattgagattgggtcatctgtggatctgttggggcgttaTGCGTTATGTGAACTGGAATGGGCCCAAAGTCCCtgtcactgtccctgtccctgtccctgttcctgtccctgtcctgtccctgttcctgtccctgtgtgATTGCCATTCCAATGggatccagaaagaacaaaacccccctgtccctgtccctgtccctgcccctgtcctTGTGTGATTGCCATTCCAATGggatccagaaagaacaaaacccctgtccctgtccctgtccctgtccctacccCTGTCcctacccctgtccctgtccctgttcctgtccctgtccctacccctgtccctgtccctgtccctacccCTGTCCCTacccctgttcctgtccctgtccctgtccctacccctgttcctgtccctgtccctacccctgtccctgtccctgtccctgtccctgccctgcccctgcccctgtcctTGTGTGATTGCCATTCCAATGggatccagaaagaacaaaacccctGTCCTCAAAACAGTTACATCAAAAGGTGCAAAGTTACGGGCAAAGacatcaaattaaatatttttattttataaaaaaaaataacatgTAAAATTGTATTGTGCCATATGAATTGACCATCCTGTATTGTACATAGTCTGGTCATCTAGGTTTGTACCTATAGACCTTCCATCACCATGACGATACACAGTCCAGTAACTGAGAACATTGAGACATCAAGTGGTTTGTGACGATGCGATGTGATGATGTCATGGTAGCGCGTGGCACTTGTAATGAAGAGGGTTATGGGGTAGATTCCCACTGGTGCACCACTATGACAACACAAAACAAGCAATCACTGTGCCCTCACTACTGTCAGTTGTTCTGGATACGAGGGTCTACTAAAGAAGgaattaattgttcagcagcaATTACTGGCGTAGCGCGAGGGGGTTGCCCCGGACAACGTGCGCAGCCAGAGCCAGCAGAAGACGCCGGGACCACCGGGGCTGTTTTCCAACGAGCCCCAAATCAATTTTCACATAGAAATAAGTTGCTGTTTGTTAAGTATTTCAAGAAACTGAAAAACGTATATCACGAGAGAATTTTATATGCCACAAGTATGGTCAGATGAACTGTTTTATACAGATAATTATCAGACAACATTTATTAAacactaatatatatattttcacaaaGGTAGGGTGCTGGGTCTTTACTAGTTCTGTATTAGCGGACTGACAGACTTTTTCagctggcaaaaaaaaaaaatgaattccCGCGACTATGTACTCATATATTTCCCTGACGAGGCAAGGTCAGCGTCAGGCAGCTACTCGTTTCTATCAattattcagtgtgtgtgtgtgtgtgtgtgtgtgtgtgtgtgtgtgtgtgtgtgtgtgtgtgtgtgtgtgtgtgtgtgtgtgagagagagagatttattatGCTGTCGGACTGTGACTCGGCTGAATGAACAGGTTTTAATCAACAGCTATATCTAAACGCAGCGGTAGACTATGTATTTGGTTCTCATGTTTCATGTTTACACTTGAGTTATATATTACCGGCCCCGTTACGGTGTCGAATCAGCTCCTCTCTCCGGTCCGGGGACAAGCCGCCTTTACTATAGTGACCTCCAGCGAGTGGACGGAACGAACCGATGCAGTCTGCGATGTACGCGATGAGGAGACACACCTCGAGCGCATTCTACTTGGAATGAAACGTTCTGCGATGCCTTTGCGCCAGTCTGTTCCGGTttgacagctcgggacagagagacGCCTACTGAAAATACACAACGTGGATTAAATAGAATGGTCTCTGAGCAAAATCAGCGCACTGTATATGTGgggaaaaagggggggggggtccctcTGTCAATCATTGAGCACTGACATCATCTACCAACTCTCACAGTCTCAAGTCAgaattttcatacattttttagaTATTCATTAAGTGTTTTAAAGTTGAGTTTAGGTCCTCCAATACAGCACACACACTAATAGTTGGTCGTCACACATGACAGTAACTCCATCAACTGGTGCGGTATATATATGTGGTATCAATTAACACGGGTCATAACACcccaccctctctatctcctctctctcttctcccgctCCCCGGGTGAGTTTAAATGCGAACAGCACGTGGATATTACAATCCTCTCGAGCAGGACGCTCCGTGTAGCAGCTCGAGGATGCAGCAGGGAGGAGGATATTTACTACCCGTCGAGGACGCGTGGATGGAATCTAACTGATTTGTCCTGGTGGTGATTAAGTTATGTCGAATCTTAACACCTACGACAGTTTTTCTTCTGAGTATTTTTGGATATTTTTCTGATTTAGTCCGTTTCTGTCTCGGAGCGGATTGGAGATGACAACGCTGAATATAAGAggcaggtgggagagagagagagagggctgagagagaagggaaaagggACCGTGTGATTTCAACGTTTTTCTCCAAAGACATGTGAAACATAACTAACCCTTCGCGGATATGTGCTAGCGAATAACACATATAATTTCCCtgaattttttattttctttattttacccTCATGCATGAGTGATTCAAATAATGGATTTCTTGAATTTCTCCGGGGTGGTGGACGAGCGGAATACCACATACACCAACTCCTCGGCTGCCGGGGACAGTGagtactctctcctctccataacCGGACTGACGGTAGTCGTGGGCTTTCTCATCCTGTTTACCATTGTGGGCAACGTGCTGGTGGTCATCGCCGTGTTGACCAGCCGCGCTCTCAAACCGCCACAGAACCTCTTTCTGGTGTCCCTGGCCAGCGCGGACATCCTAGTGGCTACTCTCGTCATGCCTTTCTCTTTAGCTAACGAACTCATGGGCTACTGGTTCTTCGGGAAAGTTTGGTGCGACATCTACTTGGCTTTGGACGTCCTCTTTTGCACGTCGTCTATAGTTCACCTGTGCGCTATCAGTCTCGATCGTTACTGGTCGATCACCCAGGCGATAGAATACAACCAGAAGCGGACGCCTACACGGCTAAACGGGATGATCGTGGTGGTCTGGCTGATCTCGTCCGTTATTTCCTTTCCGCCGTTGATCTCCATGGACAGGAGCAGcggaggagagatcagtcctcaGTGTCGGCTGAATGATGAGACCTGGTATATTCTCTACTCCAGCATAGGATCCTTCTTCGCTCCCTGCGTTATCATGATACTAGTGTACATCAGGTGAGTTGACTTCCCCCCCTTTACTTAAACTCTCCTAATGTCGTGCACTTCCTAGTGTATGTCTGAAATGATACTATTTTCCCCTATGTGGTATACTATTTTCCCCTATGTGGTATactattttgtgtgtgtctgaaatGGTACCCTTTTCtccaaatgtagtgcacttcCTAGTGCATGTCtgaaatggtaccctgttcccctATCTAGTATACTTTCTAGTATGTGTCTGAAATTGTACCCTGCTCCTATATCTAGAATACTATCTAGTGTGTGTCTGAAATGGTACCCTGCTCCCCTATCTAGTATACAACCTGGTGTGTATCgttaaatggaaccctgttcccatATGTAGTATACTATCTAGTGTGTAgcactaaatggaaccctgttcccctaTCTAGTATCCAACCTAGTGTGTATcgctaaatggaaccctgttcccctaTCTAGTATACTATCTAGTGTGTAGCGCttaatggaaccctgttcccctaTCTAGTATACTATCTAGTGTGTAGcgctaaatggaaccctgttcccctaTGTAGTATACTAACTAGTGTGTAGCACTAATTGGAACCCTGTTCCCCTATCTAGTATACTATCTAGTGTGTAGcgctaaatggaaccctgttcccctaTCTAATATACTATCTAGTGTGTAGCGTGGCTAAATGTAAGTAATGAATCTTCTTCTGATCAGGATCTACCAGGTTGCTAAGACGCGGACGAGGACCATGtcggagaagaagagagaggtggaggacaaCGGAACTGCCCCGTTGCACGTTAACGGGTTGGGGCAGGGGGGCGAGATGGAGGGGTGCGGAGGATCTCTGAAGGAAAACGGTGGAGGCGGAGGGTTTGCCCAGAAGAACGGGCACTGCCAGAGCCAGCAGAAGACGCCGGTGCCACAGGGGATGTTACCCAACGAACCCAAATTAACCCCCGACCCCGACGTTGGAGATGACTTTGACGACAGCAGCTCGTCGGACGAAAAACCCACATCCGCCAAAAAACATTCCCATTCCTCTTCGTcttcccatcaccaccaccaccaccaccatcaccatgacGACAAGAAGGATTCCAAACCTTCAGAGAGAAGGAAGTCCACAGGAAGCAGGAAGAGCAGCTTGGCTTCGTCCAAACGCTCAGAGAGCAAGAAGTCGCGTGCCAGCTCTAAGTCCATTGAGCTGTTTTCGTCCCGTAGGAAGCGACGAAGCACCGTCAACAGAAAGAAAATAACAGCGGCGAGGGAGAAGAGGTTTACCTTCGTCTTGGCGGTGGTGATGGGCGTCTTCGTTATCTGCTGGTTCCCCTTCTTCTTCAGCTACAGGTAttctactgtgtttctactgtgtttctactgtgtttctactgtgtttctactgGTATCTCCTGTGTTTCTACtggtttctactgtgtttctactggtttctactgtgtttctactgtgtttctactggtttctactgtgtttctactgtgtttctactggtttctactgtgtttctactggtttctactgtgtttctactgGTATCTCTTGTTTTTCTACTGGTTTCTACTGTTTTTCTACTGGTTTCTACTATGTTTCTACTGGTttctactgtgtgtctgtgtttctactGGTTTCTACTCTGTatttctactgtgtttctactgtggtttctactgtgtttctactggtttctactgtgtttctactgGTATCTCTTGTGTTTCTACtggtttctactgtgtttctactgGTATCTCTTGTGTTTCTACTGGTTTCTACtgtgtgtttctactgtatttctactgtgtttctacaAGTTTTtactgtgtttctactgtgtttctactTTTTTCTGTGTTTCTACTTTTTtctgtgtttctactgtttctactggtttctcttgtgtttctactgtgtttctctgtttttactgtgtttcttctgtgtttctgtgtttctaccatgtttctgtgtttctactgtgtttctactgtgtttctgtgtttctatTGTGTTTCTACTGTGATTCTACTGTGTTTCTGggtttctactgtgtttctactgtgtttctactggtttctactgtgtttctactgATTTTTACTGTGTTTATACTGTGTTTCTACTTTttctgtgtttctactgtgtttctactgGTTTCTCGTGTTTCTACcgtgtttctgtgtttctactgtgtttcttctgtttttctgtgtttctactgtgtttctgtgtttctattgtggtttctactgtgtttctactgGTTTCTATTGTGTTTCTACTGGTTTATGTTGTTTTTccactgtgtttctgtgtttctacaGTGTTTCTGTTggtttctgttgtgtgtctgtgtttctactgtttctactgtGTTTATGTTGGTTTCTGTTGTTTTACTGTGTTTCTACTGGTTTCTGTGTTTATACTGTGTTTCTACTGGTTTCTATTGTAtttgtgtttctactgtgtttctactgtttctactgtgtttctgtgtttctaaTGGTTTCTGTGTTTTTACTGTGTTTCTGTCTGATACtggtttctgtgtttctgtcttaTACTGGTttctgtgtttctactgtgtttctgtgttctactggtttctgtgtttctactgtgtttctactggtttctgtgtttctactgtgtttctgtgttctacTGTGTTTCCACTGTGTTTCTACTGGTTTCTAATGGTTTCCTACTGATTCTACTGGTTTCTACTATGTTTCTACTGCTTTCTAATGGTTTCCTACTGATTCTACTGGTTTCTACTATGTTTCTACTGATTCTACTGGTTTCTATTGTGTTTATGTGTTTCTACTGATTCTACTGGTTTCTACTATGTTTCTATTGATTCTACTGGTTTCTACTgtttttctactgtgtttctactgATTCTACtggtttctactgtgtttctactgattctactgtgtttctactgattctactgtgtttctactgATTCTACTGTTTTCTACTGTCCTTCTACTGATTCTACTGGTTTCTACTGTGTTTATACTGAttctactgtgtttctactgattctactgtgtttctactgATTCTACTGTTTTCTACTGTCCTTCTACTGATTCTACTGGTTTCTACTGTGTTTATACTGAttctactgtgtttctactgattctactgtgtttctactgATTCTACTGGTTTCTACTATGTTTCTACTGCTTTCTAATGGTTTCCTACTGATTCTACTGGTTTCTACTATGTTTCTACTGATTCTACTGGTTTCTATTGTGTTTATGTGTTTCTACTGATTCTACTGGTTTCTACTATGTTTCTATTGATTCTACTGGTTTCTACTgtttttctactgtgtttctactgattctactgtttctactgttctactgtgttctactgatTCTACTGGTTTCTACTGGTTCTACTTGTTTCTACTGATTCTActgtttctactgtgtttctactgATTCTATACTGAttctactgtgtttctactgattctactgtgtttctactggtttctactgtgtttctactgtgtttctactgattctactgtgtttctactgtgtttctactggtttctactgtgtttctactgGTTTCTACTGTGTTTATACTGAttctactgtgtttctactgtgtttctactgtgtttctactgtgtttctactggtttctactgtgtttctactggtttctactgtgtttctactgtgtttctactgtgtttctactgtgtttctactggtttctactgtgtttctactggtttctactgtgtttctactggtttctactgtgtttatactgtgtttctactggtttctactgtgtttctactgGTTTCTACTGTGTTTATACTGTGTTTTTCTATGTATTCTATGTATTCTCcccagtaatactgtaatacaaaGTTTTCCAAAGCTCTGTTCTGTAACATCTTTCCCCATCAGGTAAGAGGAGCAGACACCATTGAGCCAACTGTTTGTCTCGCATCGCTCGTTGTTTACCTGGAGTTTTTTCTTTGTTAGCTTCTTAAGTCATTAGATTGTGTGGTGGTGAGATTTCACTCTAAGTTCGTGTCCATCTATATTTAGTAGTAGGGTCCTTTGTTGAGATCCGGGCGGTGGCATTTGGGACAAACTAAACTAAATACCTCAACAACAAAATATTTGACTACAGCCAGGTGGTAGCTAACTGTTAGTTTAATGtatggattgattgattgattaattgattaaTTGATCGTATTTGATCTGTTTTCAGCCTGTATGGAGTGTGCCGGGCGCCGTGTGAGATCCCCCAGTCTCTTTTTAAGTTCTTCTTCTGGATAGGCTACGTCAACAGCTCCCTCAACCCCGTCATCTAC
Encoded proteins:
- the LOC135533048 gene encoding alpha-2C adrenergic receptor-like: MDFLNFSGVVDERNTTYTNSSAAGDSEYSLLSITGLTVVVGFLILFTIVGNVLVVIAVLTSRALKPPQNLFLVSLASADILVATLVMPFSLANELMGYWFFGKVWCDIYLALDVLFCTSSIVHLCAISLDRYWSITQAIEYNQKRTPTRLNGMIVVVWLISSVISFPPLISMDRSSGGEISPQCRLNDETWYILYSSIGSFFAPCVIMILVYIRIYQVAKTRTRTMSEKKREVEDNGTAPLHVNGLGQGGEMEGCGGSLKENGGGGGFAQKNGHCQSQQKTPVPQGMLPNEPKLTPDPDVGDDFDDSSSSDEKPTSAKKHSHSSSSSHHHHHHHHHHDDKKDSKPSERRKSTGSRKSSLASSKRSESKKSRASSKSIELFSSRRKRRSTVNRKKITAAREKRFTFVLAVVMGVFVICWFPFFFSYSLYGVCRAPCEIPQSLFKFFFWIGYVNSSLNPVIYTIFNQDFRRAFQKILVCKSGKRSF